The following are from one region of the Alicyclobacillus fastidiosus genome:
- a CDS encoding 3-dehydroquinate dehydratase, translated as MDKPYLVVIHGPNLNRLGVRKPETYGHRTLADVIALVKSVADGYGLDVLDKQSNHEGDLIDFLQMYGPDAAGILINPGAFGHYSYGLRDCLEDIDRPTIEVHISNVHKREAFRHQLVLADVVMGQVVGLGTEGYRFAADALCRQYQHDTAKLR; from the coding sequence ATGGACAAACCGTATCTGGTCGTGATCCACGGACCGAACCTGAATCGTCTAGGGGTTCGTAAGCCCGAAACGTACGGCCACCGAACGTTGGCTGACGTCATCGCACTGGTGAAATCGGTGGCCGACGGATACGGACTTGACGTGTTGGATAAGCAATCCAATCACGAGGGAGACCTCATCGATTTTTTGCAGATGTATGGACCCGATGCTGCAGGTATTCTCATCAATCCCGGCGCGTTCGGTCACTATAGTTACGGACTCCGTGACTGCCTCGAGGATATTGACCGACCAACGATTGAAGTGCACATCTCAAACGTCCACAAACGAGAGGCATTTCGCCATCAGTTGGTGCTCGCAGACGTGGTGATGGGACAGGTTGTCGGCCTTGGGACGGAAGGGTATCGCTTCGCAGCGGACGCCCTCTGTCGTCAATATCAACACGATACCGCAAAGTTGCGGTGA
- a CDS encoding YqhV family protein — protein MWQVVDKVVYGMASLRFISGMIELTGGLLMLYFGTAQRALQVNGLLALVGPVVLIGVTAFGVIGIADEVKIWRIVMLLIGVGCILFASRS, from the coding sequence ATGTGGCAAGTTGTGGACAAAGTCGTCTACGGAATGGCGTCACTTCGCTTTATCTCCGGGATGATTGAATTGACAGGCGGATTGCTTATGCTCTATTTCGGGACGGCGCAGCGCGCACTTCAGGTCAATGGATTGTTGGCCTTGGTCGGACCTGTCGTGCTCATCGGCGTAACTGCGTTTGGTGTCATCGGCATCGCGGACGAGGTGAAGATCTGGCGCATTGTGATGCTGCTCATCGGGGTCGGTTGTATTCTGTTCGCTTCCAGATCCTAA
- the efp gene encoding elongation factor P: MISSNDFRTGTTIEYDGSIFRVIEFMHVKPGKGAAFVRTKLKNVKTGAVKEQTFRAGEKVARAHIETREMQYLYNDGEMYTFMDTETFEQTNINRAQLEYELNFLKENMNCYIVMYQGETIGIDLPNTVELEVTETEPGIRGDTATGGSKPATVETGYTLQVPFFVNTGDRLIIDTRSGNYVSRA, encoded by the coding sequence TTGATTTCAAGCAACGATTTTCGCACCGGTACTACGATTGAATATGACGGCTCAATTTTCCGCGTGATTGAGTTTATGCACGTTAAGCCAGGGAAAGGTGCGGCTTTCGTACGCACCAAGTTAAAGAATGTGAAGACTGGCGCCGTGAAGGAGCAAACGTTCCGCGCAGGTGAAAAGGTCGCCCGTGCGCACATCGAGACGCGAGAAATGCAATACTTGTACAACGATGGTGAGATGTACACGTTTATGGACACGGAGACCTTTGAACAGACGAACATCAACCGTGCCCAATTGGAGTACGAGTTGAACTTCTTGAAGGAAAACATGAACTGCTACATCGTGATGTATCAAGGCGAAACCATCGGGATCGATCTGCCAAACACGGTCGAACTCGAAGTGACGGAGACCGAACCTGGTATCCGCGGCGATACCGCAACTGGTGGCAGCAAGCCGGCGACCGTTGAGACGGGATACACGCTGCAGGTCCCATTCTTCGTCAATACCGGTGATCGCTTGATCATCGATACGCGTTCGGGCAATTACGTGTCTCGCGCATAA
- the spoIIIAD gene encoding stage III sporulation protein AD — protein MHIFQLVGIGMTATVLVSVLREHAPQFAMLVSILAGIVLLTMVVHNMDGVVQSLTGLADAAKLDHGFLTTVLRIIGIAYIVEFAAQVARDAGEGSLAGKIELAGKVGIIVLAMPIITDVVESLVHLLP, from the coding sequence GTGCATATTTTTCAACTCGTCGGAATTGGCATGACGGCGACCGTCCTAGTGTCTGTGCTCCGCGAACACGCTCCGCAGTTCGCCATGCTCGTGTCCATCCTGGCAGGCATCGTATTGCTGACGATGGTCGTTCACAACATGGATGGCGTAGTACAAAGTTTGACGGGCCTTGCAGACGCAGCCAAACTCGATCACGGCTTTTTGACCACGGTGCTTCGCATTATCGGCATCGCCTACATCGTCGAGTTCGCCGCCCAGGTTGCGCGAGACGCGGGAGAGGGGTCACTCGCCGGGAAAATTGAACTGGCCGGCAAGGTGGGCATCATCGTTCTCGCAATGCCCATCATCACGGACGTCGTCGAGTCCCTCGTGCACCTACTGCCTTGA
- the gcvPB gene encoding aminomethyl-transferring glycine dehydrogenase subunit GcvPB yields MTIQREGEEKLIFEISRPGRKAYELPDLDVPESDMADLAGLTRLHQAELPEVSELDVVRHFTALSQKNHGVDSGFYPLGSCTMKYNPKRNERAARLDGFARIHPLQPTSTVQGALELMYQLQQDLVAITGMDAVSLQPAAGAQGEWTGLMMIREYHVRQGQRARDKVIVPDSAHGTNPASVSMAGLKTITIPSKADGSVDLDALRQVVGDDTAALMLTNPSTLGLFESQIVEISEIVHAAGGLLYYDGANMNAILGYARPGDMGFDVVHLNLHKTFSTPHGGGGPGAGPVGVKSFLEPYLPKPVLQKIGGRYELCADRPLSIGKVKGFYGNFGILVRAYTYIRTLGPDGLKLVSESAVLAANYLLSQLKDDYDAPFAGPCKHEFVLSGNRQKANGVRTLDIAKRLIDFGIHPPTIYFPLIVEECLMIEPTECESKETLDRFIEIMKQVALEAQTQPDYVVSAPHQTIVGRLDEVTAARSPVLRYTCG; encoded by the coding sequence GTGACGATTCAACGCGAAGGAGAAGAGAAGCTCATCTTTGAAATTAGTCGTCCCGGGCGAAAGGCGTATGAGTTGCCCGACCTGGATGTGCCCGAGTCCGACATGGCGGATCTGGCAGGGCTCACACGCCTGCATCAGGCGGAGTTGCCGGAGGTCAGCGAGCTCGATGTGGTACGGCACTTCACGGCGCTGTCACAAAAGAATCATGGTGTGGACTCAGGGTTTTATCCGTTGGGATCGTGTACGATGAAATACAATCCAAAGCGCAATGAGCGGGCGGCTCGCCTCGATGGATTTGCGCGCATTCACCCGCTGCAACCCACGAGCACCGTTCAGGGGGCACTGGAACTGATGTATCAGTTGCAGCAGGACCTCGTGGCTATCACGGGAATGGATGCTGTCAGTTTACAGCCGGCGGCCGGCGCTCAGGGCGAGTGGACAGGGCTTATGATGATCCGCGAGTATCACGTTCGTCAGGGCCAACGTGCGCGCGACAAGGTCATCGTGCCAGATTCGGCCCACGGTACAAACCCGGCGAGTGTCAGCATGGCGGGACTCAAAACCATCACGATTCCGTCAAAGGCGGATGGAAGCGTGGATTTGGACGCTTTACGGCAGGTGGTCGGCGACGACACCGCTGCTCTGATGCTGACGAACCCGAGTACGCTCGGGCTCTTTGAATCGCAAATCGTCGAGATCTCGGAGATTGTGCACGCGGCCGGTGGTTTGCTGTACTACGATGGGGCAAACATGAATGCCATCCTCGGTTATGCCCGCCCAGGGGACATGGGCTTCGATGTCGTGCACTTAAACCTGCACAAGACATTCTCCACGCCGCACGGCGGAGGTGGTCCAGGCGCAGGGCCTGTAGGCGTCAAGTCGTTCCTCGAACCGTATCTGCCAAAGCCCGTGCTCCAGAAGATCGGTGGCCGTTACGAACTGTGCGCGGATAGGCCGTTATCGATTGGCAAGGTCAAGGGGTTCTATGGCAACTTCGGCATTCTTGTACGGGCGTACACGTACATCCGCACGCTCGGTCCGGACGGGCTCAAACTGGTTTCGGAATCCGCAGTCCTAGCGGCAAACTACCTGCTTTCGCAACTCAAGGACGACTACGATGCACCGTTTGCCGGGCCGTGTAAACACGAGTTTGTCTTGTCTGGAAATCGGCAGAAAGCGAATGGTGTCCGCACGCTTGACATCGCGAAGCGGCTGATCGACTTTGGCATTCATCCGCCGACCATCTATTTCCCGCTCATCGTCGAAGAGTGCCTGATGATTGAGCCCACCGAGTGTGAGAGTAAAGAAACGCTCGACCGCTTTATCGAGATCATGAAACAGGTAGCGCTTGAGGCGCAGACCCAGCCAGACTATGTCGTGTCTGCACCGCACCAAACGATTGTCGGGCGACTCGACGAGGTTACCGCGGCACGGTCACCCGTGCTGCGATATACCTGCGGTTGA
- the spoIIIAA gene encoding stage III sporulation protein AA translates to MPVSNAELGADPFSPWRKAVSILPPELEERLHRLHPDALAALEEIRLRVGQPLELCGQTGSSFLHCETGTTSVASEGLVVTSGHIKHVVAQVTQFSMYAVEEDLRRGFMTIPGGHRVGVAGHVVTDGQGQVKSIRSISSLNIRVAHAIPGVANRLRHHLYRKHDGHPYNVLVISPPQCGKTTLVRDIARQWSENLLVRRKVPAKVAIVDERSEIAGCIEGVPQFSVGPRTDVLDGCPKAQGMLMAIRSLSPDIVVTDEIGRSEDALAILEATHAGVAVITTAHALRMEDWRLRPNMDSLFQSKAFDRYILLSRRNGPGTVEAVLDQAGRPIRTGGEG, encoded by the coding sequence GTGCCAGTGTCCAATGCGGAATTAGGCGCTGATCCGTTCAGTCCGTGGCGCAAAGCGGTCTCCATTTTGCCACCCGAATTGGAAGAGCGACTGCACCGTTTGCATCCCGATGCATTGGCGGCGCTCGAAGAGATTCGACTTCGCGTGGGACAGCCGCTGGAGCTTTGCGGACAAACTGGGAGCTCGTTCTTGCACTGTGAGACGGGGACTACCTCAGTCGCTTCGGAAGGACTCGTCGTGACAAGTGGACACATCAAACACGTGGTAGCGCAAGTCACACAGTTTTCGATGTACGCAGTAGAAGAGGATTTACGGCGCGGGTTTATGACCATCCCAGGCGGGCATCGCGTTGGCGTGGCGGGGCACGTGGTGACAGATGGACAAGGGCAAGTGAAGTCGATCCGCTCGATTTCCTCCTTAAATATTCGTGTGGCGCACGCAATTCCCGGTGTGGCGAACCGCCTTCGGCATCATCTCTATCGCAAGCACGATGGGCATCCGTACAACGTCCTCGTCATCTCGCCGCCACAGTGTGGAAAGACGACGCTCGTCCGCGACATCGCCCGCCAGTGGAGTGAAAACCTGCTCGTTCGGAGAAAGGTTCCGGCGAAGGTGGCGATCGTCGACGAGCGTTCGGAAATCGCCGGTTGCATTGAAGGCGTCCCGCAGTTTTCCGTAGGGCCGCGCACGGATGTCCTGGACGGTTGCCCGAAAGCGCAGGGTATGCTGATGGCCATTCGCAGTTTGTCTCCGGACATCGTGGTGACCGACGAGATCGGTCGGAGTGAAGATGCACTCGCCATTTTGGAGGCGACGCACGCGGGGGTCGCGGTGATTACGACGGCCCACGCCTTGCGGATGGAGGATTGGCGGTTGCGGCCGAATATGGATTCGCTGTTTCAATCGAAGGCGTTTGATCGGTACATCTTGCTCAGCCGAAGGAATGGTCCCGGAACGGTTGAAGCGGTGTTAGATCAAGCTGGGAGACCCATTCGCACCGGAGGCGAGGGATAG
- a CDS encoding histidine phosphatase family protein: MEIWLIRHGETDWNVSGRVQGWTDIPLNAVGREQARRLADYLEGVPFAHIYSSDLSRALDTAKAVAAKTGTPITTTKLLREQHFGQAEGLQRADKERRFPNGAPGAETSQDVERRIGTFLTDLTNSNHSGRFIVATHGGVIKGALRWVGMKNVPITNTSITCLKFERGVFHVKAVNATPHLTSPTDSSTAGISQHG, translated from the coding sequence ATGGAAATCTGGCTCATCCGCCACGGTGAGACAGACTGGAACGTCAGCGGCCGCGTTCAAGGGTGGACTGACATTCCGCTCAATGCAGTGGGGCGAGAGCAAGCTCGCCGACTGGCGGACTATTTAGAAGGCGTTCCGTTCGCACACATCTACTCAAGCGACCTGTCTCGAGCACTCGATACAGCGAAAGCTGTGGCGGCGAAGACCGGCACTCCCATCACCACGACCAAACTCCTTCGCGAACAGCACTTTGGCCAAGCTGAAGGACTGCAACGGGCAGACAAAGAACGACGATTTCCAAACGGCGCCCCTGGGGCGGAAACGTCTCAAGATGTCGAGCGTCGGATTGGCACGTTCCTCACCGACCTCACGAACTCGAACCACAGTGGCCGTTTCATTGTCGCCACGCACGGGGGCGTGATCAAGGGCGCCTTGCGCTGGGTCGGCATGAAGAACGTGCCCATTACGAACACCAGCATCACCTGCCTCAAGTTCGAGCGCGGCGTCTTCCACGTAAAAGCGGTCAACGCCACGCCCCACCTCACTTCTCCGACTGACTCCTCAACCGCAGGTATATCGCAGCACGGGTGA
- the spoIIIAC gene encoding stage III sporulation protein AC, translated as MSPEIRDVFRIFAVGFIAAILHTVLKQSGKEDFAHWATLAGFIAVFAIVIGYVDHLYQEITSVFLLQ; from the coding sequence ATGTCTCCAGAGATTCGTGACGTGTTTCGGATATTTGCAGTCGGTTTTATCGCTGCTATTTTACACACTGTACTCAAACAAAGTGGTAAGGAAGATTTCGCGCATTGGGCGACACTCGCTGGGTTTATTGCGGTGTTTGCTATCGTCATCGGCTATGTTGACCACCTCTATCAGGAAATCACGAGCGTCTTTTTGCTGCAGTAG